Below is a genomic region from Oscarella lobularis chromosome 14, ooOscLobu1.1, whole genome shotgun sequence.
acgCTTTGCTATCTCGTCTCACGTACGTAGGGTATGCCCCAATATTTGGCTGAAAGTCGAACGCACGGTGAATCGTCGTTGACGGCAATAATGCtcgacggcggaggcggctCGAGTCGAGACAGTCTCGTCTTTAGAAACCAATAGTTCATCTCTCCCATGGAGATAGACAACTgagcgtcgagacgacgaataaTTTAAGTGTGAAGACAGAAAAGTGCCTGAGTAGCGATCTCACCTTATCAGCGGcgtcagacgacgacgacgacggcccTAAACCGACGATTTCCGATCGATTATGTTCCCCCAACGAATTGACATCGCGAACACCGAGACATAGGCCACGTAGCGCGTTATTCGACATTGAAGAATGGGTCTCAATGATCAACGTCGCCGCTGTTGTATTAATAGTCCCTGCCAGCGGCCAAAGAATGCGTGTATAGCGGAACTGGAACTCTTGAACGGCATGCACACTCACCTCGACTTTCTTCTCCGCGACAAAGGCTAGTTAGACCCAATGTTGGCTCTTTATAGAAACGATATGATCAAGTCGCACGTACGCTTGTAACTGAGAGAGTTATATATACCTAGGCGACTAGAGAAGGCCATCAGGAGTAGACAGAAACGAAAGGATCGGTTGATACGATCGCACAAGCGATTCCTATTCATGCTCGACCGGGCTACTAAGGTATAAGACTGAGCCACTTCCTGGAGCTGTACGCGTCCAGTAAGTGGATCTGTAAATAAACGAGGAAGCCGGAGAGCTGCTCGAGCAATGTCGTGTCTGTATATTAGGAAGGATCTTTATTGAAAACAatctctaaaaaataatatttaattagtcTATGGAATTTGCTACTGTGTGAAGGCGAGAGAcgctctttttcgtctcgtcttcgtcccaGTGTAGCAAATCGACATTACcattgaacgttcgaaaacctcaaagggggcccctcttCGCTCTACTTTCTCTGGGACGCTACTTTAGTTCTCCTTACTTGTTGTAGCTCCAACGCCATTCGATGGATCGATCGAGTGCGTTTTCTTCGAACATCGCTGTCATTtgatcgttcgtcgtcgattttccgtcGCGAAAGGAGTTTGTTCGTGATCCTTGTCCATTTTCGCCGATCTGCGCGCGACGAAACCAAGCAGAAGCCTTGCCACGGTTCGCCGTTCGCCACGAGGTCGTCGTCCGCCATCTTGATATAGGTGTGAGGTTTTGCGTAACGCAGGTGCTATTTTGCATCAGCCGCCCTAATTGCTGATCGAGCATTTTTAGCACCTCTATGTTTCGTACCAATCAGAGTCCTACTTGAGCCCCACGTGACTCCGAgggaccaatgagcgcgctgggcggggctacgctgttcaaaagcgacgcgcacaccgattttccttcagttgcggctgagggtggatgcgtcgcggttcgctgcgtctcttccttgatcggaccggctcgggggaagacaaaaggcaagtctcgGGTTGTTGtttcagcgtggcccacggattaatcccgtgccggagcccgtaggcagggcgatggggggcttcggcctcggtttacgcactgggTAGAATGGTCGCCAATGTCTTATTGCTGCCAAACAAGTACGGcccgcgctaggctcgagcgggcacgactgtactgtatttagTTAAACACAAAGAAAGAACCGacagaaagcagaaaagagataGTGAAGGGGACGGGAATAGACAGGGGAAGGGGGATGCATGCATAGAATCAATATATTAatcagagaaaaatcgaatgtcAGTGTCATGAGGACCCAAGCGATCACCCACCGTAGACCCCGGGACGAGAAGTGTTACCTTGCGAAGAAGGATTTGCGCATTCAAGCGCTGCAGGCAAACAGCGAAGCGTCGGCGCCAGTATCGAGCTGCAGCGGGAcggtcgtcgagaaattcgatggacgggcgacggacgatctttttgaagaagtcgacggcgaccgGACTCCAACGTCCAAAGACTTCGAACGTCAAAGGCTCGAAGAGATAGCCGAGGGAGGTTGCCTCCGCACGGtatttcgtcgacttctcggTGTCGCGATAGATGGCCGCTGCTCCGTTGGTGGAATGGCTCTGCGGCAGACAACCCGGCCGTTGAGGGTGGATGatcgaaacgtcgagaagTAATTTCTTGCCATCTTGGTAGTCATAGATGCTGATATCGGGCCGCTTGAAGTCACCAAAGTCGCCTTGTCCCTCTAGCTCGCAGTGGTAATTGACGGATCGTAATAGAGAGAGCCACGTATGTTGGATGTGATCGTGGCGACGAGTTTGGCCTCCATCCTTCCGACAGGTCAGCGCGTGGTATCCAGCTTCATCCCAGGTGGTAGAGCAAGTGCAGCAGGGCAGACTGCGGAGCACAGGAATAGACAGACCCAGCCGAAGAGACACTGCCGTTTGAAATTCAGCGTTGGTAAACGACAGATGTCTCGAGGCCGGGATCGCATCTAACCAAGCGCCCGCGTCTGGACCCGCCGCACTCCTCAACCTCGCCTGGGTGAAGCGATTAGCGGACGAGAGCAAACCAGCGTGTTCGGCATCGAGAAGGAGATGAGAGAGGACCCGCTGAAGCTTGAGATGTTTTTCCGAAAGGGTTGCGATTGATGGTATTGCTTCCGCCACAGCTGGAGTAGCCTGAGAGAGGGCGGACAGCGTGTGAGCAACATGGCCGCAGAAAAGGTTGTCGGATGGAGCGACAGATACGTCAAGAGCGGATGGAAATTGCTCTAGACGGCTTGGCAACGAGGCAAGGGTAGCTGCCCAGGCACCCAAAAAAGCGCAGGCacgacttggagggggtgtcgcaagcggtctggttgccggcacttatctcaccaatggcacgattagacggaGGATGACCTGGCCCAGGAGACTTCGACTTtgggcattgcactgcctttcctgtcgactTCTACAAACAGCGGTCGGCCGGTCTCCACTTCCGCAAGCCTCGGTTCTTCccaggaagacataccgaaaGGTTTGGTACCagcgcgccgggggactTCGGCATTGAGGGGCCGTCTCtcatccaggcgggtacTGATTGGGGTGGCCCATGACGTCGTAACTGCCCGACaatttttggaacgggtggccatcgcttgcggtggctgccttgagctacgacgcgtccgaacctccccgcggTGTAGCTCGGGTagcgctaatacggacgcaaacgaaaaggtacgtaaaaCGATTATTTGACAGATAACtaacttctttttttaggtggcAGGAAatggagaaaagaaatggagaaaagaaatggagaTGATGACGCTGCTGAAGAATGAATAGAAGGCCAAGACACGTTTTTTCACGATGCACGATCGCGTAAATATTTTCGTAGCTTATACGTAGCTTTTTTGCACTCTAAATAAACGTTCTTTCGATTTGCCGCAATTCGCGTTGCTTCTAGAGCCTCCTGAGCGCCGTACGAGCCTAACATCGGTCTCTGCAAAAAATCCAGCGTTCCCAGTCCCGGATACGAGAAAACcgttttttaaaaaatcaatcccAACTGTACAAAGGCTGGATAGTGGATAGAGAGATCTTCGATATCTGTGTACCAAATCTTAGGAAGGATATTGCaaacaaaaacgaattagaatAGTATTTAATCTACAAAACTAGCTAAAGTCAGTGTGACAGGATCTCTTTATACGGAACTTTCTCTGCTCACAACCGAGCCACTACGCTCAAATCCATATGACGGCGAAGgaggcgaaggcgaaagactcttcttcttctgcagaGCCATCGCGGTGGGATCGGACTTAATGCCGATtcctgacgacgaagacgacgactcggacGACCTTGAAAGTGAAGATTGACCGCCGGCACCGATGCTCGTCTTTCTACCGGCTGTGTCTAGGACAGCAAACGAGACTTTCCGACTACCGGTATATGAAGTCGAACCGCTTCGACTCCCAGctgtcgtttcgtcttcatccCAGTCCTCGCTTTCAAGGACTTCCGTAACtggaacgtcgacgatttctcgGCGAATTCGATCCACAGTAGCATCACACAAATTTCTCTGCGCACAGAAATAGAAAGAGAATGGAATTTTTATATAAAGCTGACCTCTTCTATGAGCATCTGAATTACTTCCTTGAAGTAACCGTTTTGCCGTTTCAAAGCGGCGACACTTTGCGCGCCGAGGATGCAGTGATCGCTCATCGACGCTCTTTCTCGACCGCGAACTTTACCCAGTCCCGTCAccgcttctttctttcgaaacACGACAGCATAAACCTACGAAAACATCGCTTGAATCTCTCGCAACGCACGGCGCCAGGGCTCCTTTACCTTcgggagaaaatcgacgagtaGTAGTGCTGTAAATAGGATCATGCCGATTGTGGCGAGCAGAACGTATTCCCAGTCGAGGGGAACGCGCACGGAACTGATCACGATTAAAAATGCGACGAGAAGACACGTCGATGTGAAGACGCCGGCGAAATTCAATCGAGGATTCGATATGAAGGCGATGGTCAACTTGCGCGTGTCCCaggcgagaaaaagagcgaagAGCATGAGAAGACAATTGAAGGCGGcggaaagaaagaacaaaTGATGATGACGGCTGCACAATTCTTGCTCGGCCTTCTCTTTAAAAGTACtctaaaaaaggaaatcatAATAGATTATTAAGTAATTAAGTCAGACCAATGATTTGATGTTGTCTTTGTGTAATTCGAACGGATACTTGCCAAGCCAACTCGTAAGCAATATCAGATTCAGTAGAACAAATATACCAGCCAGTATAACGGATCccgattcttttttctagatgaaaaaaatcaattcgtccttatattaattaaatttgagCGACTTCTCttacggcggcggcgaggagcgccgacgaacgccgtcgtcgtcgctgtcgttttctgttcTCGTTGACGAGCGTCAAACGCATTCGCCACGTTTTTAACACGTTCGCTGATATGGCAATAACGTAGCCAATATTGAGGCCAATAATCCGAACCTGAATATTATGCTATTAAGTACTTAATATCCCAGATTGTCAGCGTACGTAGCACGTGGAAAGTGATGCAGAATTGGCGAAGAATCGTTCGTCGATGCCCCAAATAAGGAGACTAAGAAAACCAATGAAGGATCCGACGGCACTAAGCATCGTAAGATAAGGGCCTGATAGCCTGATGATTCTATAAAAACCGGAATAAtcaaaagaaacgtttcgcgCTTTTCTTGCTACCGGGCTTCTCTGTAATAGAGagtgaaacagaaaaaaacgatgctCATCAGCATTCCCAACGACAGAAAGACGGCCAAGACAATATAACGGCTTTTTGAATATGAAATACTCTTTGTCTCTGGCTTGTCAATGGGCTTTTCTCCACCACCTTGGGACACTTTCTTATTCTAGGAGCCCCCACCCCTAACAATATATAGTACCTGGCCACTTGTCTGAGATTGGCACTACGGTGCCGTTTGCGTAAGATGTCCACTCCGTAAAGTTGCtgcctagaaaaaaacgcatGATCGAAATTCAACcgacaaaaaaaattctacatTCTCCCATTTTGCAATCGTGATAGACGATTTCCACGGGCACAGACTCGTTTACGTCAAGATAACGCACTTCTCCCttggagagaaagaaaaaaatgaggcGTGTGTAGACGATGACAACGTCACGCATACCATCAATCCGGCAAAAGAAGCCTTTGTTTTGTTCAAACGTTCAAGATTTCCCGCAGTGGTGTCGTCAGATGACGTATTGTAGAGATAAACGAGAGCGGTCAAGGCGTCGTACACAAGCCCAGCCAACTCCTTATGAGGCAAACTCAAACACGAGGACCACTCTCTCCTCTCTGCCGTAGCCTGACATTCAGAGGAATCGAATTCCGTAATCACGTCTTCTCTCGtctataaaataaataaataaataaataaaaatcatgATATAGAGCCACTCTCACTTTTCCCGTTAGAAGTCGTTGCTTTAGATATTCCTCGTCTTCCGGATAGAAGGAAAAGCGGAAACTCACCGTGCCATCAAGGGCTTCAATAAGATCATCATATGAACAGCTTTCATTCCTGTTTCGTTCTTCAGACAATTCTTCAACAGCGTGCCTGTAAACGTGATCTGTCAAAAGCCACACGTAGCCTGATTCAGCGGAGATCATGCCACGCTTAtgagcctaaagaaaaatgtgacgtcacgtcatctaaaagaaaagactcTAGTCTTTATACTTTGCAGAGAAGTGATACAACAGTGACAGCATCATCCATAAAAGCGACAATAATTCTCAATTTCGACTCCTAATTATTGGGGGATAGATATACGGACTTTTATGTCGAATCGGCTCAATacttgaattttttgtagcATATTCTTTTCATCTTCGTCTTGAACAGTTTCGTTGACACTTTGAAAAACCCAATATTCTGTCGCATTCACTTTTTTGCTACTCAACTCATGTATCAAATCTCGAACGTGCTAATAAAAACAgtcaatattaattaattaattaattaataatattaattcaCCTCTTTTTCGTCGGGTCGCGCTTTTCCAATTACGCCGACTTCTTGCCAATTGCACAGATTCGCGAACTGAGCGACGGCGCGATGAATAAGAGAACGAGACGGAGCGACCGTAAATGCTCCCTTCTCCGATTCGGAGTCGTGAAATTCGCCGGGATGCACGTTCACCTTTAGACGGAagcgtgcgcgcgcgcgacacGTATTCGATTAGGGTCAATTTATTTATCGCCGGGAAGAAGGTGTAGCTAACTTTGTCTACTTACTCGCACGACGTCCCATCGAACAACCGTATGGGAGACGCTCTCGAACGTCGGATCGCATTTATTGTGATTTGCGTCGATGACGGCGTTGATCGGTTGATTCGTGTGATTGAGAGCGTAGCTTAGAAACGCGTAGTTCACTTCTCCGCCCGTGCATGCCTTCGAAGGAGGATGGACACGTgaggaggagagaaaaaccCGTAGGGGAGTCAGCTTACAGTTTCGCCAAGTCCCGTCAAATTGACGACTTCCACTGTATATCCGAGCGGCGGTGGCTGTGCGTTCAAGTCTCGAATGGCGAGATTCAAGCCTTCGTTGTAGAATTCGTGCTGCACGCGAGGTGCAACGATTCCCACAACGATCTTCTGCTCGAGAGCGAGAGCCCCGTCGCGATTATtaggcgtcgacgacgaaggcgcgATTGCATCGGCTCCAACTAGCAGGAAGTAAAGGAAGTGATCATGAGAGACAAGGATGCGATGAGAAGTACATAACTTACTCAGGCACGCTGCTGCTGACACCAGAACTAAGCAACACAATGGCATGATCGCGTTGTTGCGCGTATTCCTGCTGCTTCTTGTCGTGTAACGTTTGCTTTTATGCGCGAGAATGACGCCc
It encodes:
- the LOC136195639 gene encoding gamma-aminobutyric acid type B receptor subunit 2-like yields the protein MPLCCLVLVSAAACLIGADAIAPSSSTPNNRDGALALEQKIVVGIVAPRVQHEFYNEGLNLAIRDLNAQPPPLGYTVEVVNLTGLGETACTGGEVNYAFLSYALNHTNQPINAVIDANHNKCDPTFESVSHTVVRWDVVRVNVHPGEFHDSESEKGAFTVAPSRSLIHRAVAQFANLCNWQEVGVIGKARPDEKEHVRDLIHELSSKKVNATEYWVFQSVNETVQDEDEKNMLQKIQESKLRIIVAFMDDAVTVVSLLCKAHKRGMISAESGYVWLLTDHVYRHAVEELSEERNRNESCSYDDLIEALDGTVSFRFSFYPEDEEYLKQRLLTGKTREDVITEFDSSECQATAERREWSSCLSLPHKELAGLVYDALTALVYLYNTSSDDTTAGNLERLNKTKASFAGLMGEVRYLDVNESVPVEIVYHDCKMGECSNFTEWTSYANGTVVPISDKWPGGGEKPIDKPETKSISYSKSRYIVLAVFLSLGMLMSIVFFCFTLYYREARIIRLSGPYLTMLSAVGSFIGFLSLLIWGIDERFFANSASLSTCYVRIIGLNIGYVIAISANVLKTWRMRLTLVNENRKRQRRRRRSSALLAAAKKESGSVILAGIFVLLNLILLTSWLGKYPFELHKDNIKSLSTFKEKAEQELCSRHHHLFFLSAAFNCLLMLFALFLAWDTRKLTIAFISNPRLNFAGVFTSTCLLVAFLIVISSVRVPLDWEYVLLATIGMILFTALLLVDFLPKVYAVVFRKKEAVTGLGKVRGRERASMSDHCILGAQSVAALKRQNGYFKEVIQMLIEERNLCDATVDRIRREIVDVPVTEVLESEDWDEDETTAGSRSGSTSYTGSRKVSFAVLDTAGRKTSIGAGGQSSLSRSSESSSSSSGIGIKSDPTAMALQKKKSLSPSPPSPSYGFERSGSVVSRESSV